The proteins below are encoded in one region of Pseudoduganella armeniaca:
- the deoA gene encoding thymidine phosphorylase: MYLPQEIIRKKRDGGILSADEIRFFVGGITSGATTEGQIAALAMAVFFNDMTMDERVAFTLAMRDSGDVLEWKSLNLPGPVMDKHSTGGVGDVVSLLLGPMIAACGGFVPMISGRGLGHTGGTLDKFDSIPGYCTVPDNELFRKVVKDVGVAIIGQTASLAPSDKKFYSIRDVTATVESVAMITGSILSKKLSAGLDVLAMDVKAGSGAFMPTYEKSVELAESIVQVGNGAGMLTSALLTDMNESLAPAAGNAVEVRCAIDYLTGKARPARLHEVTMALCAEMLVLGKLAANESEARAKLQASLDSGAAAERFARMVTALGGPADLLENMDRHLEQAPVIVEVPALQSGYAAATNCRGLGLAVVSLGGGRRRPQDAIDFAVGLTNLAELGQKIDAGQPLAIVHARSEEAAKQAVAEVQAAYTIADTAPAANPIVYRTIRP, translated from the coding sequence ATGTACCTCCCCCAAGAAATCATCCGCAAGAAGCGCGACGGCGGCATTCTCTCCGCTGACGAAATCCGCTTCTTCGTCGGCGGCATCACGTCCGGTGCCACCACCGAAGGCCAGATCGCCGCGCTGGCGATGGCCGTCTTCTTCAACGACATGACGATGGACGAGCGCGTCGCGTTCACCCTCGCCATGCGCGATTCCGGCGACGTGCTGGAATGGAAATCGCTGAACCTGCCCGGTCCCGTGATGGACAAGCACTCCACCGGCGGCGTCGGCGACGTGGTCTCGCTGCTGCTGGGCCCCATGATCGCCGCGTGTGGCGGCTTCGTGCCGATGATCTCCGGCCGCGGCCTGGGTCACACCGGCGGCACGCTGGACAAATTCGACTCGATCCCGGGCTACTGCACGGTGCCGGACAATGAATTGTTCCGCAAGGTCGTCAAGGACGTCGGCGTGGCCATCATCGGCCAGACCGCGTCGCTGGCACCGTCGGACAAGAAGTTCTACAGCATTCGCGACGTCACCGCGACCGTGGAATCGGTGGCGATGATCACCGGCTCCATCCTGTCGAAGAAGCTGTCGGCCGGCCTGGACGTGCTGGCGATGGACGTCAAGGCAGGCAGCGGCGCCTTCATGCCGACCTACGAGAAATCGGTGGAGCTGGCCGAGTCGATCGTCCAGGTGGGCAATGGCGCCGGCATGCTGACGTCCGCGCTGCTGACGGACATGAACGAATCGCTGGCGCCGGCCGCCGGCAATGCCGTCGAAGTGCGCTGCGCGATCGACTACCTGACCGGCAAGGCACGCCCGGCGCGCCTGCACGAAGTGACGATGGCGTTGTGCGCCGAGATGCTGGTGCTGGGCAAACTGGCCGCCAACGAAAGCGAAGCGCGCGCCAAGCTGCAGGCGTCGCTCGACAGCGGTGCCGCCGCCGAACGTTTCGCCAGGATGGTCACTGCGCTGGGCGGCCCGGCCGACCTGCTGGAGAACATGGACCGGCACCTGGAGCAGGCGCCCGTGATCGTCGAAGTGCCTGCGCTGCAGTCGGGCTATGCCGCCGCGACGAACTGCCGTGGCCTGGGCCTGGCCGTCGTCAGCCTGGGCGGCGGTCGCCGTCGTCCGCAGGACGCGATCGACTTCGCCGTCGGCCTGACGAATCTGGCGGAACTGGGCCAGAAGATCGACGCCGGCCAGCCGCTGGCCATCGTGCACGCGCGCAGCGAGGAAGCGGCCAAGCAGGCCGTGGCCGAGGTGCAGGCGGCGTACACGATCGCCGATACGGCGCCAGCCGCGAATCCGATCGTCTATCGCACGATCCGTCCGTAA
- a CDS encoding cytidine deaminase, which produces MNTQQLIEEAKAARLKAYTPYSNFKVGAALLCRDGKVFHGCNVENAAYGLCNCAERTAFFSAFAHGYQQGDFDKLVVVGETDGPIAPCGACRQVILELGGNELPVVLTNLKGDVFETTAAAQLPNAFGGHDLKKK; this is translated from the coding sequence ATGAACACCCAACAACTGATCGAAGAAGCCAAGGCCGCGCGCCTGAAGGCCTATACCCCGTACTCCAATTTCAAGGTGGGCGCGGCGTTGCTGTGCCGCGACGGCAAGGTCTTCCATGGCTGTAACGTGGAAAACGCGGCCTATGGCCTGTGCAACTGCGCCGAGCGCACCGCGTTCTTCTCCGCCTTCGCGCATGGCTACCAGCAGGGCGATTTCGACAAGCTCGTCGTCGTCGGCGAGACCGATGGCCCGATCGCACCGTGCGGCGCCTGCCGCCAGGTCATCCTGGAACTGGGCGGCAATGAGCTGCCCGTGGTGCTGACCAACCTGAAGGGCGACGTATTCGAAACCACGGCGGCCGCGCAGCTGCCGAACGCCTTCGGCGGCCACGACCTGAAGAAGAAGTGA
- a CDS encoding nucleoside deaminase: MKKAIDVQAAVAIASLEAIAAKTQGTFGVGGVMLDSFGTVLQTVHNNVIRHGLIYDPTAHGERQLVDWYYGEVAKGRALPPPHEITIVTSLDPCCMCAGAILAGGFNVVVAANDRNAGVNHEGDATFSALPAGLRAQAQASFAYPAVLGSSSYARPPRGATPPHFFIGKTIAEPTQALCSLVFEATTESVVNLFNVDPPRAELADPATLPPDHPVVRALKRACPDALTYRCTPRQPDAGLAPYLEHAIKRDRAQGGSGDAVVLLDAFGNLLLCCHGRRDKSAIRTAFMECTRAYAQLRYKLMHGADRATQDQVRRYLGHPKDGTFVFVHAPDDSAISFMNLGAYGSTMEGPLPAAEGAQLQYVLPADEAALARLCAGLPPLYRDLIGIRPAQVTDQRLTMALAPA; the protein is encoded by the coding sequence GTGAAAAAAGCCATCGACGTGCAGGCGGCGGTCGCCATCGCGTCGCTGGAGGCCATCGCCGCCAAGACGCAGGGCACCTTCGGTGTCGGCGGCGTCATGCTGGACAGCTTCGGCACCGTACTGCAGACCGTCCACAACAACGTGATCCGCCATGGCCTGATCTACGATCCCACGGCCCATGGCGAGCGCCAGCTGGTCGACTGGTACTACGGCGAAGTCGCGAAGGGCAGGGCGCTGCCGCCGCCGCACGAGATCACCATCGTCACGTCGCTCGACCCCTGCTGCATGTGCGCCGGTGCCATCCTGGCCGGCGGCTTCAATGTCGTGGTGGCCGCGAACGACCGCAACGCCGGCGTCAACCACGAAGGCGATGCAACGTTTTCGGCGCTGCCGGCCGGCTTGCGGGCGCAGGCGCAGGCCAGCTTTGCCTATCCCGCGGTGCTGGGCTCGTCGTCATATGCCCGGCCGCCCCGGGGCGCCACGCCGCCGCATTTCTTCATCGGCAAAACCATCGCGGAACCCACCCAGGCCCTGTGCTCGCTGGTGTTCGAGGCGACCACGGAGAGTGTCGTCAACCTGTTCAACGTCGATCCGCCCCGTGCCGAGCTGGCCGACCCGGCCACATTGCCGCCCGATCACCCGGTGGTGCGGGCACTGAAGCGGGCCTGCCCCGATGCACTGACGTACCGCTGCACCCCACGCCAGCCGGATGCCGGACTGGCACCCTACCTGGAGCACGCCATCAAGCGCGATCGCGCGCAGGGCGGCAGCGGCGACGCCGTCGTGCTGCTCGATGCGTTCGGCAACTTGCTGTTGTGCTGCCACGGCCGGCGCGACAAATCCGCCATCCGCACCGCCTTCATGGAATGCACCCGCGCCTACGCCCAGCTGCGCTACAAGCTGATGCACGGCGCCGACCGCGCCACGCAGGACCAAGTGCGGCGCTACCTGGGCCACCCGAAGGACGGCACGTTCGTGTTCGTCCATGCGCCCGACGACAGCGCCATCAGCTTCATGAACCTGGGTGCCTACGGCTCGACGATGGAAGGCCCGCTGCCGGCCGCCGAGGGCGCGCAACTGCAATATGTACTGCCGGCGGACGAAGCTGCGCTGGCGCGGCTGTGCGCCGGCCTGCCGCCGCTGTACCGCGATCTGATCGGCATCCGCCCCGCGCAGGTGACGGACCAGCGCTTGACGATGGCGCTGGCGCCGGCCTGA
- a CDS encoding VOC family protein codes for MTTIPKHTRATIIPCLRYRDAPAAIEWLCNTLGFEAALVIRNEDDTVAHAQLTYGNGMIMLASVVDSEYGRLLKQPVEIGTFVTQSAYLVVNDADQVHERVVQAGGTVLLPLQDEEYGGRGFTCRDPEGHVWSIGTYDPWAEAERPR; via the coding sequence ATGACGACGATACCGAAGCACACGCGCGCCACCATCATCCCCTGCCTGCGTTACCGCGACGCTCCAGCCGCCATCGAATGGCTCTGCAACACGCTGGGCTTCGAGGCCGCGCTGGTGATCCGCAACGAAGACGATACCGTGGCGCATGCCCAGCTCACTTATGGCAACGGCATGATCATGCTGGCTTCGGTCGTCGACAGCGAGTATGGCCGCCTGCTGAAGCAGCCCGTGGAAATCGGTACCTTCGTCACGCAAAGCGCCTACCTGGTCGTCAACGATGCCGACCAGGTGCATGAACGCGTGGTGCAGGCGGGAGGCACCGTGCTGCTGCCGCTGCAGGACGAGGAGTACGGCGGGCGCGGCTTCACCTGCCGCGACCCCGAAGGCCACGTCTGGAGCATCGGCACCTACGACCCGTGGGCCGAGGCCGAGCGACCGCGCTGA
- a CDS encoding LytR/AlgR family response regulator transcription factor, with amino-acid sequence MSSQAPTALIADDEEPMRDMLRKRLHDCWPELDIVAEAANGIEAIALAGQHRPDVVFLDIRMPGLSGIEAARMLFNRCHIVFVTAYDQYAIEAFEQGALDYLLKPVGGERLKTTCTRLKQRVGRAPDDIAQQLGRLLAQGTQPAPAPRAYLHWIQAQVGNSLRMISTREILFFRADEKYTRVQTAQGEVLIRKTLKELADELDPDEFWRIHRSTLVRVDAIAGVTRDLRGRQLVRVKQSGEELEVSRGNTHLFQQM; translated from the coding sequence ATGAGCAGCCAGGCACCGACCGCCCTGATCGCCGACGACGAGGAACCGATGCGCGACATGCTGAGGAAGCGCCTGCACGACTGCTGGCCCGAGCTCGACATCGTCGCCGAGGCGGCCAACGGTATCGAGGCCATCGCGCTGGCCGGACAGCACCGGCCCGATGTCGTCTTCCTAGACATCCGCATGCCGGGCCTGTCCGGCATCGAGGCGGCGCGCATGCTGTTCAATCGCTGCCACATCGTGTTCGTGACGGCCTATGACCAGTACGCCATCGAGGCGTTCGAGCAGGGCGCGCTGGACTACCTGCTGAAACCCGTCGGCGGCGAGCGGCTGAAGACGACGTGCACCCGGCTGAAGCAACGAGTCGGCCGCGCACCGGACGACATCGCACAGCAACTGGGCCGCCTGCTGGCGCAGGGCACGCAGCCGGCACCGGCACCGCGCGCCTACCTGCACTGGATCCAGGCCCAGGTAGGCAACAGCCTGCGCATGATCAGCACGCGCGAGATCCTGTTCTTTCGCGCCGACGAGAAATACACGCGGGTGCAGACGGCGCAGGGCGAAGTGCTGATCCGCAAGACCCTGAAGGAGCTGGCGGACGAATTGGACCCGGACGAATTCTGGCGCATCCACCGCTCCACCCTGGTGCGCGTGGATGCCATCGCCGGGGTGACGCGCGACCTGCGCGGACGCCAGCTGGTGCGCGTCAAACAGTCGGGCGAGGAGCTCGAGGTCAGCCGCGGCAACACCCATCTATTCCAGCAGATGTAG
- a CDS encoding sensor histidine kinase, producing MRLAAGRAGAIGFLRELGETASNLWWQFFDWLAQVPFRQLVVTWVLAWLLACTPVLLPKQAFAFMLISCGLKVLAGGKRKAEIEARAAAAHAGTESMERRVVEAQMAALQAQVEPHFLFNTLALIGQLIETDPPQAARIHEHLIDYLRSTLPQMRARGGGTLGRQVALSRSYLAIMQARMKQRLAVSFDVPPELESAAFPPMMLQTLIENAIKHGLEPKIEGGRIDIRAHVDDTVMQVEVQDDGAGFSRYAADGVGLTNIRERLALLYGGRAELLIEAPPEGGCRACIRVPFAPDIFAKEKP from the coding sequence ATGAGACTTGCGGCCGGCCGCGCGGGCGCCATTGGCTTCCTGCGCGAACTGGGCGAGACGGCCAGCAACCTGTGGTGGCAGTTCTTCGACTGGCTGGCGCAGGTGCCGTTCCGCCAGTTGGTCGTCACATGGGTGCTGGCCTGGCTGCTGGCCTGCACGCCCGTGCTGCTGCCCAAGCAGGCGTTCGCGTTCATGCTGATCTCGTGCGGCCTGAAGGTGCTGGCTGGCGGCAAGCGCAAGGCCGAGATCGAGGCGCGGGCCGCCGCGGCCCATGCCGGCACGGAAAGCATGGAACGGCGCGTGGTGGAAGCGCAGATGGCCGCGCTGCAGGCGCAGGTCGAGCCGCACTTCCTGTTCAATACCCTGGCGCTGATCGGCCAGCTGATCGAGACCGATCCGCCGCAGGCCGCGCGCATCCACGAGCACCTGATCGACTACCTGCGCTCCACCTTGCCGCAGATGCGCGCGCGCGGCGGCGGCACCCTGGGCCGGCAGGTCGCGCTGTCGCGCTCCTATCTCGCCATCATGCAGGCCCGGATGAAGCAAAGGCTCGCGGTGTCGTTCGACGTGCCGCCCGAGCTGGAGAGTGCCGCCTTCCCGCCGATGATGCTGCAAACCCTGATCGAGAACGCCATCAAGCACGGCCTGGAGCCCAAGATCGAGGGTGGCCGCATCGACATCCGCGCGCACGTCGACGACACCGTGATGCAGGTCGAGGTGCAGGACGACGGCGCCGGCTTCTCGCGCTACGCCGCCGACGGCGTGGGCCTGACCAATATCCGCGAGCGCCTGGCGCTGCTGTACGGCGGGCGCGCCGAGCTGCTGATCGAGGCCCCGCCGGAAGGAGGCTGCCGCGCCTGCATCCGGGTGCCGTTCGCCCCCGACATCTTCGCCAAGGAAAAACCATGA
- a CDS encoding GNAT family N-acetyltransferase encodes MTCFSPFTLPCARLRLRFLDHADAPALYRIFADEEAMHYWSSAAWTEMAPALAMVEESLAGYASGTLLRLAIEVDGSVAGVVTLRKFDAANRRCELGYMLARPHWGRGLMQEALPALLDHAFGALNMHRIEADVDPRNTASSRLLERLGFQHEGRLRERWFVNGEICDSEYYGLLRHEWHARAQAA; translated from the coding sequence ATGACGTGCTTTTCGCCCTTCACCCTGCCCTGCGCGCGCCTGCGCCTGCGCTTCCTGGACCACGCCGATGCACCCGCGCTGTATCGCATCTTCGCGGACGAGGAAGCGATGCATTACTGGAGCTCCGCGGCCTGGACCGAGATGGCCCCGGCCCTGGCAATGGTCGAGGAAAGCCTGGCGGGTTACGCCAGCGGCACGCTGCTGCGGCTGGCGATCGAAGTGGACGGCAGCGTCGCCGGCGTGGTCACGCTGCGCAAGTTCGACGCGGCCAACCGGCGCTGCGAGCTCGGCTACATGCTGGCGAGGCCGCACTGGGGCCGCGGGCTGATGCAGGAAGCGCTGCCGGCGTTGCTCGACCATGCCTTCGGCGCCTTGAACATGCACCGGATCGAGGCCGATGTGGATCCGCGCAACACGGCGTCAAGCCGGCTGCTGGAACGGCTGGGCTTCCAGCACGAGGGCCGGCTGCGCGAACGCTGGTTCGTGAATGGCGAAATCTGCGACAGCGAATACTATGGCCTGCTGCGCCACGAATGGCACGCGCGGGCCCAGGCGGCCTGA
- a CDS encoding choice-of-anchor A family protein, with translation MVRLPLALAALFATSAAAAAPLTATQVLNQLNVVSLNTIDSTSHVDGRTWAGGSVNGGDYGQHLSQAPASAYAGLSVGGSASNLHVNGGGAVVNGSLSNATINSGVAVVKGGASSTNFNGAAYVAGAAAWNNYNGGLVTAPTAAMQAADSAASSTNFKQVLTKLSTSLNGLAATGSTVDVSGNKAVFNAKAGANGVAVFDLETIDEGLFSVGEFEFHLNGASTMIFNTDVTSASINANFLGGAAQAIGGKAIWNFYNASSLTLGSQFGGAVLATGATLTNWQNIEGGVFVNQLVQRGEIHLQPFTGTISAVPEPAGVTLLLGGLAVLAARRRRG, from the coding sequence ATGGTCCGCCTGCCCCTCGCTCTTGCCGCCCTGTTCGCCACCTCCGCTGCCGCCGCCGCCCCGCTGACGGCCACGCAGGTGCTGAACCAGCTCAACGTCGTCTCGCTGAACACGATCGACTCCACCTCGCACGTGGACGGCCGCACCTGGGCCGGCGGCAGCGTCAACGGTGGCGACTACGGCCAGCACCTGTCCCAGGCACCGGCATCGGCCTATGCCGGCCTCTCCGTTGGCGGTTCCGCCAGCAACCTGCACGTCAACGGCGGCGGCGCCGTCGTCAACGGTTCGCTCTCGAACGCGACGATCAACAGCGGCGTTGCTGTCGTCAAGGGCGGCGCCAGCAGCACCAACTTCAACGGTGCGGCCTACGTGGCGGGCGCCGCGGCCTGGAACAATTACAACGGCGGCCTGGTGACGGCACCGACCGCCGCGATGCAGGCCGCTGACAGCGCCGCATCTTCGACCAATTTCAAGCAGGTGCTGACGAAGCTGTCCACGTCGCTGAACGGCCTGGCCGCTACCGGCAGCACCGTCGATGTCAGCGGCAACAAGGCCGTCTTCAACGCCAAGGCCGGCGCCAACGGCGTGGCCGTGTTCGACCTGGAGACGATCGACGAAGGCCTGTTCAGCGTGGGCGAATTCGAGTTCCACCTGAACGGCGCCAGCACGATGATCTTCAATACCGACGTCACGTCCGCGTCGATCAACGCCAACTTCCTGGGCGGCGCGGCCCAGGCCATCGGCGGCAAGGCGATCTGGAACTTCTACAACGCCAGCAGCCTGACCTTGGGCAGCCAGTTCGGCGGCGCCGTGCTGGCCACCGGTGCCACGCTGACGAACTGGCAGAACATCGAGGGCGGCGTGTTCGTCAACCAGCTGGTACAGCGCGGCGAGATCCACCTGCAGCCGTTTACCGGCACCATCTCCGCCGTGCCGGAACCGGCCGGCGTGACCCTGCTGCTGGGCGGCCTGGCCGTGCTGGCCGCACGCCGCCGCCGCGGCTGA
- a CDS encoding TetR/AcrR family transcriptional regulator: MDKPRMNSAARRLQNRDRLEADIVAEAVRMFAECGYEGTSIARIAENAGLSKQNLMYYFPTKQALYQRVLDDVLDEWLERMAHLADAGQPADVLRAYIQAKLKFSREQPYASRVYALEVIGGAKLYGEQIRDRVVPVLRRDIEVFEGWIAAGRIAPVNATHLLFAIWAMTQSYADFAPQMALVLDRRLTRKDYDEAEQTIARMVLAAVAVA; encoded by the coding sequence ATGGATAAGCCCCGCATGAACAGCGCCGCCCGGCGCCTGCAGAACCGCGACCGGCTGGAAGCGGACATCGTGGCGGAGGCGGTGCGCATGTTCGCCGAATGCGGCTACGAAGGCACCTCGATCGCCCGCATCGCCGAGAATGCCGGGCTGTCGAAGCAGAACCTGATGTACTATTTCCCCACCAAGCAGGCGCTGTACCAGCGTGTGCTGGACGACGTGCTAGACGAATGGCTGGAACGCATGGCCCACCTGGCCGATGCCGGCCAGCCGGCCGACGTGCTGCGCGCCTACATCCAGGCCAAGCTGAAATTCTCGCGCGAGCAACCGTACGCCTCGCGCGTGTATGCGCTCGAGGTGATCGGCGGCGCCAAGCTGTACGGGGAACAGATTCGCGACCGGGTGGTGCCGGTGCTGCGCCGCGATATCGAGGTGTTCGAAGGATGGATCGCGGCCGGCCGCATCGCGCCCGTCAACGCCACGCACCTGCTGTTCGCGATCTGGGCAATGACGCAGTCGTATGCCGACTTCGCGCCGCAGATGGCGCTGGTGCTGGACCGCCGGCTCACGCGCAAGGACTACGACGAGGCCGAGCAGACCATCGCGCGGATGGTGCTGGCGGCCGTCGCCGTGGCCTGA
- a CDS encoding aminotransferase-like domain-containing protein — protein MAHHGLAADQGAYAAAQHPGWPVLPLDRSGKGSLVDKIVAAVTDMVSAKELRIGTRMPSVRQFAKCNGISTFTVVEAYDRLVTLGLLYSRRGSGYFVARQALPAALAPVPFVTTPAAVDALTPELYTGVTDALPVGAGWLPPEWYGEDTLLDAVRQAMRIPANRLRGYGHPLGFPALRQHLAATLADELFAVDADQVLLTHGATHAFDLILRTLTRPGDTVFVEDPGYSNLLSLIRHHGCNVVGIPRDERGLDMEALAEQARLTQPKLMFVNTVLQNPLGTSLTPAQAHRLLALAEQFDFWLVEDDIYRELAARGEASLAALDGLRRVIRVGSFSKTLSPVLRVGSICASASLLPELVRIKMLTGLTTSEVNERAVHHAITARPYRRMVEKLAAQLEAGRARSEDALREVGMTPVARPRGGMFVSAGWDIAPTPAWNGRVIADQALRAGILLAPNEFFMLRPSSTIWFRFNVAYTDQPQLRSFLQSIRSRHG, from the coding sequence ATGGCACATCACGGCCTTGCGGCAGATCAAGGCGCTTACGCGGCGGCGCAACACCCGGGTTGGCCCGTGCTGCCGCTGGACCGGAGCGGGAAAGGCAGCCTCGTCGACAAGATCGTCGCGGCCGTGACGGACATGGTGTCGGCCAAGGAATTGCGGATCGGCACCCGGATGCCGTCGGTGCGGCAGTTCGCGAAGTGTAATGGCATCAGCACCTTTACAGTTGTCGAGGCCTACGACCGCCTCGTCACCCTGGGACTGTTGTATTCGCGGCGCGGTTCCGGCTATTTCGTCGCGCGCCAGGCACTGCCCGCCGCGCTGGCGCCGGTACCGTTCGTTACCACGCCGGCAGCCGTGGACGCGCTGACGCCGGAGCTGTACACCGGCGTCACCGACGCGCTGCCGGTCGGCGCCGGCTGGCTGCCGCCCGAGTGGTACGGCGAGGACACGCTCCTCGATGCCGTGCGCCAGGCCATGCGCATTCCGGCCAACCGGCTGCGCGGCTATGGCCACCCGCTGGGCTTCCCGGCGTTGCGCCAGCACCTGGCCGCCACGCTGGCCGACGAGCTGTTCGCGGTCGACGCCGACCAGGTCCTGCTGACGCACGGCGCCACCCATGCCTTCGACCTGATCCTGCGCACCTTGACGCGGCCGGGCGACACGGTGTTCGTCGAGGACCCCGGCTACAGCAACCTGCTGTCGCTGATCCGCCACCACGGCTGCAACGTCGTCGGCATCCCGCGCGACGAACGTGGCCTGGACATGGAAGCGCTGGCCGAACAGGCCCGCCTGACGCAGCCCAAGCTCATGTTCGTCAACACGGTGCTGCAGAATCCCCTCGGCACCTCGCTGACACCGGCGCAGGCGCACCGCCTGCTGGCATTGGCCGAGCAGTTCGACTTCTGGCTGGTGGAGGACGACATCTACCGCGAACTGGCCGCGCGCGGCGAAGCCTCGCTGGCCGCGCTGGACGGCCTGCGCCGCGTGATCCGCGTGGGCAGCTTCTCGAAGACGCTGTCGCCAGTGCTGCGGGTCGGCTCGATCTGCGCCTCCGCCTCGCTGCTGCCGGAACTGGTGCGGATCAAGATGCTGACGGGCTTGACGACCTCGGAAGTGAACGAACGCGCGGTGCACCACGCGATCACGGCGCGGCCGTACCGGCGCATGGTGGAGAAGCTGGCGGCCCAGCTGGAGGCAGGCCGCGCACGCAGCGAGGATGCCTTGCGTGAAGTGGGCATGACGCCGGTCGCGCGTCCGCGCGGCGGCATGTTCGTCAGCGCCGGCTGGGACATCGCCCCAACGCCGGCCTGGAACGGCCGCGTCATCGCCGACCAGGCCCTGCGCGCCGGCATCCTGCTGGCGCCGAACGAGTTCTTCATGCTGCGCCCCAGCAGCACGATCTGGTTCCGCTTCAACGTGGCCTATACGGACCAGCCGCAGTTGCGCAGCTTCCTGCAATCGATCCGGAGCCGCCATGGATAA
- a CDS encoding aspartate aminotransferase family protein, with product MNESRPESLASFWMPFTNNRDFKASPRLLVSAAGVHYKDVDGNDILDGTAGLWCVPCGHAQPRIVAAVREMVGQLDFAPTFQMGHPAAFELADKLMAYTNHRYGHVFYTNSGSEAVDTALKMALAYHKARGEASRTRFIGRERGYHGVGFGGISVGGIAANRKPYGTLLPGVDHLPHTHNLEKNAYTRGEPEYGAHLADELERIVALHDASTIAAVIVEPVAGSTGVLIPPKGYLKRLRELCTKHGILLIFDEVITGFGRMTTPFAADYFDVEPDMMTTAKGLTNGTVPMGAVFSKAFVHDALMEAPAGIELFHGYTYSGHPLACAASLATLQVFEEQDILGHAKGLQDYWADAVFSLKGLPHVIDLRCIGLIAGIELAPIAGKPGARAYAAFKKAFADGVLIRVTGDIIALSPPLVFEKQHIDELFGKLARILKELD from the coding sequence ATGAACGAGTCCCGCCCGGAATCGCTGGCATCTTTCTGGATGCCCTTTACGAACAACCGGGATTTCAAGGCCAGCCCACGCCTGCTGGTGTCGGCCGCCGGCGTACACTACAAGGACGTAGACGGTAACGACATCCTCGACGGCACCGCCGGCCTGTGGTGCGTGCCGTGCGGCCACGCGCAGCCGAGGATCGTTGCCGCGGTGCGCGAGATGGTGGGCCAGCTGGACTTCGCGCCCACCTTCCAGATGGGTCACCCGGCCGCCTTCGAGCTGGCCGACAAGCTGATGGCCTACACCAACCACCGCTACGGCCACGTCTTCTATACCAACTCCGGTTCGGAAGCCGTCGACACGGCGCTGAAGATGGCGCTGGCGTACCACAAGGCGCGCGGCGAGGCGAGCCGCACCCGCTTCATCGGCCGCGAGCGGGGCTACCACGGCGTCGGTTTCGGTGGCATCTCGGTCGGCGGCATCGCCGCCAACCGCAAGCCGTACGGCACCTTGCTGCCGGGCGTGGACCACCTGCCGCACACGCACAACCTGGAGAAGAACGCCTACACGCGCGGCGAACCGGAATACGGCGCCCACCTGGCGGACGAACTGGAACGCATCGTCGCGCTGCACGACGCTTCCACCATCGCCGCCGTCATCGTCGAGCCGGTGGCCGGCTCCACCGGCGTGCTGATCCCGCCGAAGGGCTACCTGAAGCGGCTGCGCGAGCTGTGCACCAAGCACGGCATCCTGCTGATCTTCGACGAGGTGATCACGGGGTTCGGGCGCATGACGACGCCGTTCGCCGCCGACTATTTCGACGTCGAGCCGGACATGATGACGACGGCGAAGGGCCTGACCAACGGCACGGTGCCGATGGGCGCGGTGTTCTCGAAAGCGTTCGTGCACGACGCGCTGATGGAAGCGCCGGCGGGGATCGAACTGTTCCACGGCTATACCTATTCCGGCCACCCGCTGGCCTGCGCCGCGTCGCTGGCCACGCTGCAGGTATTCGAGGAGCAGGACATCCTGGGCCATGCCAAGGGCCTGCAGGACTACTGGGCCGACGCCGTGTTCTCGCTCAAGGGCCTGCCGCACGTGATCGACCTGCGCTGCATCGGCCTGATCGCCGGCATCGAGCTGGCGCCGATCGCGGGCAAGCCGGGCGCGCGCGCCTACGCCGCGTTCAAGAAGGCGTTCGCGGACGGGGTGCTGATCCGCGTGACCGGCGACATCATCGCGCTGTCGCCGCCGCTGGTATTCGAGAAGCAGCACATCGACGAGCTGTTCGGCAAGCTCGCCAGGATTTTGAAGGAGCTCGACTAA